The following coding sequences are from one Pigmentibacter ruber window:
- a CDS encoding polysaccharide deacetylase family protein, with product MKNIAKNNLALLYSYLIKFFPTKGVRVLMYHALNTKLPHDSYGISIDFDLFCQQIFLLKQNNYIFVPLSEVRSNLDRDKHVSISFDDGYKDNMLAARFLNNLEIPFTIFIISDFIDQQIYLSTAEIKELSNLKFCTLGAHGKTHSKLGTLSYIEQKVELETCKKLIEDITSKEIDQLSFPHGSFNQNTIEIINNIGFNLAASSLHGLNTKNNFDKYKLRRTEILGHDGLNIFQKKIEAGYDYLKFKDYILK from the coding sequence ATGAAAAATATAGCCAAAAATAATTTAGCGCTATTGTACTCCTATTTAATCAAATTTTTTCCTACAAAAGGTGTAAGAGTACTCATGTATCATGCTTTGAATACAAAACTTCCACATGACTCTTATGGGATAAGTATAGACTTTGATTTATTTTGTCAGCAAATTTTTCTTTTAAAACAGAATAATTATATATTTGTACCTCTATCGGAAGTGAGGAGTAACTTAGACAGAGATAAACATGTTAGTATTTCATTTGATGACGGATATAAAGATAATATGCTTGCAGCAAGATTTTTAAATAATCTTGAAATTCCATTTACAATATTCATAATTTCAGACTTTATCGATCAACAAATTTATCTTTCTACTGCCGAAATAAAAGAATTAAGCAATTTAAAATTTTGTACACTCGGTGCTCATGGCAAAACTCACAGTAAGCTTGGAACCTTGAGTTATATTGAACAAAAAGTAGAGCTGGAAACATGCAAAAAGTTAATTGAAGATATTACATCAAAAGAAATAGACCAATTATCTTTTCCGCATGGTTCATTTAATCAAAATACAATTGAAATTATCAACAATATTGGATTTAATCTTGCAGCATCTAGCCTTCATGGGTTAAATACAAAAAATAACTTTGATAAATATAAGTTAAGACGTACAGAAATTTTAGGCCATGATGGACTTAATATATTTCAGAAGAAAATAGAAGCTGGTTATGATTATTTGAAGTTCAAGGATTATATATTAAAATAA
- a CDS encoding acyltransferase: MYFLYLLKRVITKLIYILSQKHYKSMLFSFGNSSHIVFPAEITENKGLSIGNHVIIKSNSWLNCRYLPLTNTPSLVIQDGCYLGRFIHINAFQDVLIEKNVLIADRVHISDATHYYDKLDIPIIKQGAGFVAPVKLLEGCWIGVGAVILPGVTIGKHAIIGANAVVTKSIPDYAVAGGVPAKIIKFRESKSND, encoded by the coding sequence ATGTATTTTTTATATTTGTTGAAAAGAGTAATAACAAAATTAATTTATATTTTAAGTCAAAAACACTATAAATCAATGTTGTTTTCTTTTGGGAATTCATCGCATATTGTATTTCCTGCTGAAATAACAGAAAATAAAGGACTAAGTATTGGTAATCATGTAATTATAAAAAGTAATTCATGGTTAAATTGTAGATATTTACCATTAACTAATACACCATCATTAGTTATTCAAGATGGATGTTATTTAGGTAGATTTATTCATATTAATGCATTTCAAGATGTTCTTATTGAAAAAAATGTATTGATTGCTGACAGGGTACATATAAGTGATGCAACTCATTACTATGATAAATTAGATATTCCAATTATCAAACAAGGTGCAGGTTTTGTGGCTCCTGTAAAATTATTAGAAGGCTGTTGGATTGGTGTGGGTGCTGTAATATTGCCGGGTGTTACCATTGGTAAACATGCTATAATTGGTGCTAATGCTGTTGTCACAAAAAGTATTCCCGATTATGCGGTAGCTGGTGGGGTACCTGCAAAGATAATTAAATTCCGTGAAAGTAAAAGTAATGATTGA
- a CDS encoding FkbM family methyltransferase, which produces MMKQILKKCIQETSKSFFGKASTVTTTFLESALSRYEISLEEKKLSFYCPNRLTLWRAQTLFSKEPDTIEWINSFEPNSVFYDIGANMGVFSLYAAAKGHRVYSFEPESTNYALLNTNIYINNYSEVMRAYNIALSSSQGFGEFFLSNFEQGAALHNLGESVDFEKKKFIPKHTQGIYFDRLDNFIEHTPNEWLPDYLKIDVDGNESLVIEGAEIILRNSKLKSILIELNMNLNEDKLIKQKLESIGFAAQPLPRRTSSVEDMSSVYNFIFKRVN; this is translated from the coding sequence TTCAACTGTAACAACAACTTTTTTAGAGTCTGCTTTATCGCGTTATGAAATTTCTTTAGAAGAAAAAAAATTAAGTTTTTACTGCCCTAATAGATTAACTCTTTGGAGGGCACAAACTCTTTTTTCAAAAGAACCGGATACTATAGAATGGATCAATTCCTTTGAACCAAATTCTGTATTTTATGACATTGGTGCAAATATGGGAGTTTTTTCATTGTACGCAGCGGCGAAAGGACATAGAGTATATTCCTTTGAACCAGAGTCGACGAATTACGCTTTATTAAATACCAATATTTATATCAATAATTATTCCGAAGTAATGAGAGCTTATAATATTGCTTTGTCTTCTAGCCAAGGATTTGGCGAATTTTTTCTTAGTAATTTTGAACAGGGAGCTGCTCTACATAACTTAGGGGAATCAGTTGATTTTGAAAAAAAGAAATTTATTCCTAAGCATACTCAGGGTATTTATTTTGATAGACTTGATAATTTTATAGAACATACACCAAATGAATGGTTGCCTGATTATTTAAAAATTGATGTTGATGGGAATGAATCTTTAGTTATTGAAGGGGCTGAAATTATATTAAGAAATAGTAAGCTTAAATCAATTCTGATAGAACTAAATATGAATTTAAACGAAGACAAATTAATTAAACAAAAACTTGAAAGTATAGGCTTTGCAGCTCAACCTTTACCAAGAAGAACCTCTTCAGTAGAAGATATGAGTTCAGTATATAATTTTATTTTCAAGAGAGTAAATTAA
- the rfbF gene encoding glucose-1-phosphate cytidylyltransferase, protein MKVVIFCGGLGTRIRDTSESLPKPMINIGNYPILWHIMRYYAHWGHKEFILCLGYKGDKIREFFLNYRAYTSDFTLNFNKDNKDIIFHSNHETHDWSVTLVETGLNTMTGGRLKKVQKYIAQDEPFLLTYGDGLGDINLDNLVRFHTMSNKILTVTGVRPPGRFGELNSDEFGTVTEFNEKPQATAGVISGGFFACNYKIFNYLNENDNLVFENEPIKALVKDQQMSIYKHEHFWQPMDTHREYLLLNEMYEKGNAPWMIWNK, encoded by the coding sequence ATGAAAGTTGTTATATTTTGTGGTGGTCTAGGTACAAGAATACGTGATACATCTGAATCTCTCCCAAAACCCATGATAAATATAGGTAATTATCCCATCTTATGGCATATTATGCGCTATTATGCGCATTGGGGACATAAAGAGTTTATTTTATGCCTTGGATATAAAGGAGATAAAATAAGAGAATTCTTTTTAAATTATAGAGCTTACACTAGCGATTTTACCTTAAATTTTAACAAAGATAATAAAGATATTATCTTTCATAGCAATCATGAAACCCATGATTGGTCAGTTACTTTAGTTGAAACTGGTTTAAATACAATGACTGGTGGACGACTAAAAAAAGTACAAAAATATATTGCGCAAGATGAGCCCTTTTTATTGACCTATGGAGATGGGCTTGGTGATATTAATCTAGATAATCTGGTGCGTTTTCATACTATGAGCAATAAAATTCTTACGGTTACAGGTGTTAGACCACCTGGAAGGTTTGGGGAATTAAACTCTGATGAATTCGGTACAGTTACTGAATTCAATGAAAAACCCCAAGCAACAGCTGGCGTTATCTCTGGTGGTTTTTTTGCTTGTAACTATAAAATATTTAATTATTTAAATGAAAATGATAATCTTGTGTTTGAAAATGAGCCCATTAAAGCACTTGTCAAAGATCAACAAATGTCTATCTATAAACACGAACATTTTTGGCAACCAATGGATACCCATAGAGAATATCTACTTCTAAACGAAATGTATGAAAAAGGAAATGCCCCTTGGATGATTTGGAATAAGTAA
- a CDS encoding NAD-dependent epimerase/dehydratase family protein, translating into MEILLTGGAGFIGSKVCEKLLTIGHSVTIIDNMSTGLKNNISNKVNLIECGAESSLIHEKLRKFKFDAILHIGGQSSGEIGERNPLNDVHWNVVSTLNLLDYASKNNIKKFIYASSVGVYGSALKSRNELLVEDDAGNPISVYGTGKIVAEKYIDTYVKRGLVAFSLRMFNVYGPGQNMQNPDQGMISIYLAQLIKNKKLQVKGSLQRIRDFVYIDDVVNAWIHALNFSDQTPEHYKLNIGSGKGYSVEHVIELLKHYFGEYPLEVLSSTPGDQTYTIANISKAKEILSWTPEVDLEQGLAHFYNWAINNMENK; encoded by the coding sequence ATGGAGATATTGTTAACAGGTGGTGCTGGTTTTATCGGATCAAAAGTTTGTGAAAAATTACTTACTATTGGGCATAGTGTAACTATTATTGATAATATGTCTACAGGATTAAAAAACAATATAAGTAATAAAGTTAACTTAATTGAGTGTGGAGCCGAATCTAGCTTAATTCATGAAAAATTAAGAAAATTTAAGTTTGACGCTATTTTGCACATAGGTGGCCAAAGTAGTGGAGAAATTGGGGAAAGAAATCCTTTAAATGATGTTCATTGGAATGTTGTTTCAACCCTCAATTTATTGGATTATGCTAGCAAAAATAATATTAAGAAATTTATTTATGCAAGTAGCGTTGGTGTCTATGGATCAGCGTTGAAATCACGCAATGAATTGTTAGTTGAAGATGATGCAGGTAATCCCATTTCAGTTTATGGTACAGGTAAAATTGTCGCAGAAAAGTATATTGATACTTATGTTAAAAGAGGACTCGTTGCATTTAGCTTACGTATGTTCAATGTTTACGGTCCAGGACAAAATATGCAAAATCCAGACCAAGGGATGATTAGTATTTATTTAGCGCAATTAATTAAAAACAAAAAACTGCAAGTAAAGGGATCTTTACAAAGAATTCGTGATTTTGTTTATATTGATGATGTTGTTAATGCTTGGATACATGCCTTAAATTTTTCAGATCAAACTCCTGAGCATTATAAATTAAATATTGGATCTGGTAAGGGGTATTCAGTAGAGCATGTTATAGAACTACTAAAACATTATTTTGGTGAATATCCTCTCGAAGTCTTGTCTTCTACTCCAGGGGATCAAACTTACACAATTGCAAATATCAGTAAGGCAAAAGAGATTCTTTCGTGGACTCCTGAAGTGGATCTTGAACAAGGTCTTGCACATTTTTATAATTGGGCAATCAATAATATGGAAAATAAGTAA